In the Alphaproteobacteria bacterium genome, one interval contains:
- a CDS encoding cupin domain-containing protein gives MTQGMLSNASGIPRTTLSYIESGQGNPCLKILSALASSLGVSIEELLSPPRPSCLLIKEAELKRQLRARGQAAVVTLLPDPVPGLQFERLTLNPAALILGIPHSKGTKEYFTCTSGRIVVSVEGEEFTLEVGDVLAFPGDRKHSYRNLMGAESTGISIVVLQVS, from the coding sequence TTGACTCAAGGTATGTTGAGCAATGCCTCAGGTATTCCGCGCACAACTCTTTCCTATATTGAATCGGGTCAGGGGAATCCTTGCCTCAAAATTTTGAGTGCACTGGCATCGTCTCTTGGGGTTTCTATAGAGGAGCTATTAAGCCCTCCGCGCCCCAGCTGTTTGCTTATTAAAGAAGCAGAATTGAAGCGGCAACTAAGGGCCAGAGGTCAAGCAGCAGTAGTGACCTTGCTCCCTGATCCTGTTCCTGGGTTACAGTTTGAACGGCTTACTTTAAACCCAGCTGCGTTGATCTTGGGAATTCCTCATTCAAAAGGAACGAAGGAGTATTTTACCTGCACATCGGGTCGCATTGTTGTATCTGTTGAGGGGGAAGAATTTACCTTAGAAGTCGGGGATGTTTTGGCATTTCCAGGGGACCGGAAGCACTCCTATCGCAATCTTATGGGGGCTGAAAGCACCGGTATCAGTATCGTTGTTTTGCAGGTATCTTAA